In one Pseudomonas fitomaticsae genomic region, the following are encoded:
- a CDS encoding IS30 family transposase — protein sequence MKQRPRIYYTESQKKLMWDHWQKGDSLQHIAQLFDRNHSSIQRILAETGGIRPAVRRRSRLALTLAEREEISRAVVAGNSIRSMAALLGRAASTISREIRRNGGQGCYRANQADQAAWDRAHRPKVCKLVENRTVAQIVADKLQLQWSPEQIAGWLKRTYPDDTSYQVSHETIYRTLFIQARGALKKELLEHLRRTRAMRRSRHHTQKKENHGRITDAVSIRERPAAAKDRAVPGHWEGDLLCGSKNSQIATLVERHTRYVMLVKLDGKDSETVISALIENARNLPQELYKSLTWDRGKEMADHKRFTVATDIKVYFCDPHRPWQRGSNENTNGLLRQYFPKGTDLADHSQAALNEVARQLNSRPRKTLDYETPAERFSQSVASTG from the coding sequence ATGAAGCAGAGACCGCGGATCTATTACACCGAAAGCCAGAAAAAGCTGATGTGGGATCACTGGCAGAAAGGCGACTCTCTCCAGCACATCGCCCAACTTTTTGATCGAAACCATTCATCGATACAGCGCATCTTGGCGGAAACAGGCGGTATCAGACCCGCTGTACGCCGCAGATCCAGATTGGCGCTGACGTTGGCTGAGCGTGAAGAGATTTCGCGTGCAGTGGTGGCAGGTAACTCGATCCGTTCTATGGCTGCGTTGCTAGGGCGAGCAGCCTCTACGATCAGCCGTGAAATCAGACGCAACGGTGGCCAAGGATGCTACCGGGCTAATCAAGCTGATCAGGCTGCCTGGGATCGCGCGCATCGACCTAAGGTGTGCAAACTTGTTGAGAACCGAACGGTGGCGCAAATTGTTGCAGACAAGCTTCAATTGCAGTGGTCACCGGAACAAATTGCCGGTTGGTTGAAGCGTACCTACCCGGATGATACGAGCTACCAGGTGTCACACGAGACGATCTATCGCACGCTCTTCATACAGGCTCGCGGGGCTCTAAAGAAGGAGTTGCTTGAGCATTTACGGCGCACGCGGGCCATGCGTCGCTCGCGCCATCACACGCAGAAGAAAGAAAATCACGGTCGAATCACTGACGCGGTATCGATCCGCGAACGCCCAGCCGCGGCTAAGGATCGGGCGGTTCCAGGTCATTGGGAGGGTGACCTGCTGTGCGGTAGCAAGAACAGCCAAATTGCCACTCTTGTTGAGCGTCATACCCGCTACGTAATGCTGGTGAAATTGGACGGTAAGGATAGCGAGACGGTCATCAGCGCCCTGATCGAAAACGCCCGCAACTTACCCCAAGAACTCTACAAATCGCTGACGTGGGATCGTGGCAAAGAGATGGCTGACCATAAGCGCTTTACGGTGGCTACCGACATCAAGGTCTACTTCTGCGATCCTCATCGTCCTTGGCAACGGGGATCGAATGAGAACACCAACGGGTTGTTAAGGCAGTATTTCCCGAAAGGAACCGACCTTGCGGATCACTCGCAAGCCGCGCTCAATGAAGTCGCAAGGCAGCTAAATAGCCGCCCTCGGAAAACACTAGACTACGAAACACCGGCAGAACGATTTAGCCAATCTGTTGCATCGACCGGTTGA
- a CDS encoding DUF3916 domain-containing protein produces the protein MRRLLLSNKKLRNIPRHLRALEYWAASFSGEFHPRIDEHKRYSKWKIPVINTLVEGPQARIEVQAFCVQQLLEAAAHLSRAADRSQGYYRVACLLTWPWLHQSEVTVFYDREYYLSFLGQQNSLAPIHLSDRLALDLPEQFIEHGHDVTQDDDEVEVQWWCIGERA, from the coding sequence TTGCGAAGATTGCTCCTCAGTAACAAAAAACTCCGAAACATCCCCCGTCATCTACGCGCATTGGAGTACTGGGCCGCGAGCTTCAGCGGCGAGTTCCATCCTCGCATTGATGAGCACAAGCGTTACTCAAAGTGGAAAATCCCGGTAATCAATACCCTCGTTGAAGGTCCGCAGGCACGTATCGAAGTGCAGGCTTTCTGTGTTCAGCAGTTGCTCGAAGCAGCAGCCCACCTTTCCCGTGCGGCGGATCGCAGCCAAGGCTACTACCGCGTCGCCTGTTTATTGACTTGGCCTTGGTTACACCAAAGTGAAGTGACTGTGTTCTATGACCGTGAGTACTACTTGAGCTTTCTGGGGCAGCAGAACTCGCTTGCTCCGATACACTTGAGCGATAGGCTTGCCTTGGATTTGCCCGAACAGTTCATTGAGCATGGGCACGATGTAACCCAAGACGATGATGAGGTCGAAGTTCAATGGTGGTGTATTGGAGAGCGTGCTTGA
- a CDS encoding DUF6124 family protein, producing the protein MFKPTPNPPETDPVSPYKFPDSRTLNEAAERAIDHYLTPQQRIMGSHHKHDPMYLANPAYNTESLLANASESLGSVSEMLNNFAATLEPAHRKTAIGIAQLVMLSELAVNQALDHVEVKT; encoded by the coding sequence ATGTTCAAGCCAACACCGAACCCACCGGAAACAGATCCGGTATCGCCCTACAAATTCCCCGATTCTCGTACCCTGAACGAAGCGGCTGAACGCGCTATCGATCACTACCTCACTCCGCAGCAACGAATCATGGGCAGCCATCACAAACACGACCCTATGTACCTGGCAAATCCGGCCTACAACACCGAATCCCTGCTGGCCAACGCGAGCGAATCATTGGGATCGGTCAGTGAAATGCTCAATAACTTTGCTGCCACGCTGGAGCCGGCCCATCGCAAGACTGCGATCGGGATTGCGCAGTTGGTGATGTTGAGTGAGTTGGCGGTGAATCAGGCGTTGGATCATGTTGAAGTGAAGACCTAA
- the solA gene encoding N-methyl-L-tryptophan oxidase, translated as MERCEALVIGLGAMGAATVYQLAKAGVNVVGIDRHHPPHTFGSSHGDTRITRLSVGEGAQYVPIVRNSHRIWRELEALSGESLFEQTGLLVLTSSPDFDPADETDFTLRTIALAQTYGIEHEVLDAAQIRQRFPQFAQVRDDAIGYFEPEGGFVRPERCIDVQLRLAEQRGATLYKGETVTHISSDEQGVTVTTDQRTVRADKLVVTAGNWAGGLLGAPFDRLLSVYRQKLFWFETEPDAELVGHSPTFIFTHGPDDDFYGFPALPGEGSLKVATAQYHSASTPETLDRTVSAEEEREMYEQRVQGRIAGLTDRVVKSAVCAYTVTPDRHFIIDEHPRLQHTLVVSACSGHGFKHSAALGEAFAQWCLRGKSELDLSLFSVGRFEQECQSL; from the coding sequence ATGGAGCGATGCGAAGCACTGGTCATCGGCCTCGGCGCCATGGGCGCGGCCACGGTGTATCAACTGGCGAAAGCCGGGGTCAACGTGGTCGGCATCGACCGCCACCATCCGCCGCACACGTTCGGCTCCAGCCATGGCGACACCCGCATCACCCGGCTGTCCGTGGGCGAGGGCGCGCAATACGTGCCCATCGTGCGCAACTCCCACCGCATCTGGCGCGAACTGGAAGCGCTGTCGGGCGAGTCCCTGTTCGAACAGACCGGCCTGCTGGTGCTGACCTCCAGCCCCGACTTCGATCCCGCCGACGAAACTGACTTCACCCTGCGCACCATCGCCCTGGCGCAGACCTACGGCATCGAGCACGAAGTCCTCGACGCTGCCCAGATCCGCCAGCGCTTCCCGCAATTTGCTCAGGTACGTGACGACGCCATTGGCTACTTTGAACCCGAAGGCGGTTTTGTACGGCCCGAACGCTGCATCGACGTGCAACTCAGACTGGCCGAACAACGCGGCGCCACGCTGTACAAGGGCGAGACCGTGACCCACATCAGCTCGGACGAACAGGGCGTCACCGTCACCACCGACCAGCGCACCGTGCGCGCGGACAAACTGGTGGTCACCGCCGGCAACTGGGCGGGCGGCTTGCTGGGCGCGCCGTTCGACAGACTGCTCAGCGTCTATCGGCAAAAACTGTTCTGGTTCGAAACCGAGCCCGACGCGGAACTGGTCGGCCACTCGCCCACGTTCATCTTCACTCACGGCCCGGACGACGACTTCTATGGCTTTCCCGCATTGCCGGGGGAGGGCAGTTTGAAGGTGGCTACGGCGCAATATCACAGCGCATCCACGCCTGAAACTCTGGATCGCACAGTCTCGGCCGAGGAAGAACGTGAGATGTACGAGCAGCGGGTGCAGGGGCGCATTGCCGGGCTGACGGATCGGGTGGTGAAGTCAGCGGTTTGCGCCTACACCGTTACGCCGGATCGGCATTTCATCATTGATGAGCATCCACGGTTGCAACATACGTTGGTGGTGTCGGCGTGCTCCGGGCACGGGTTCAAACACTCGGCAGCGCTGGGGGAGGCGTTTGCGCAGTGGTGTTTGCGGGGGAAGAGTGAGCTGGATCTTTCGTTGTTTTCGGTGGGGCGGTTTGAGCAAGAGTGCCAATCTCTATGA
- a CDS encoding colicin E3-like toxin immunity protein, whose protein sequence is MGLKVRLNWYDKETELAEGKEYSVDLGVDGSIIESLGLLEETEIYDGGFDVRNDWIAKLQPLFNHTIEPAVFDYQVSFRYRTTW, encoded by the coding sequence ATGGGACTAAAAGTCAGATTGAATTGGTATGACAAAGAAACAGAGCTCGCTGAGGGAAAGGAGTACTCGGTCGATCTCGGTGTTGACGGTTCGATCATCGAGTCTTTGGGCCTGCTGGAAGAAACTGAGATTTATGACGGCGGGTTTGATGTACGGAATGACTGGATAGCAAAATTACAGCCATTGTTTAACCACACAATCGAGCCAGCGGTATTCGACTACCAAGTGTCCTTTCGATACAGAACTACGTGGTGA
- a CDS encoding colicin E3/pyocin S6 family cytotoxin: protein MAGQKDIPRVPNPPAGDGHHVTYRYMAATELADQQDRQDKYDAMLARQDAFERSREVAANKPDPVRAGCVFAKTCKLPDAIIDYSNPSGMVPTDSLKDYGELILLGGREADDSGGVELKKISGTAIPAGLGTFALAGEAFKALPAMASAAVISPLLGLVAMFVPSNLGDSALYTEDQLLALKQARTRVRLRVEQQADGSLKGYGFYTGKNRDWEMVDVVQFAARGSRFVADLGEGVELIWTPAVDGSDILGIPALEAAPQAPHIWVYPPTKAADGILVNPVYPPEYRDFILVFPANSGVRPLYIVLNVSSRKLPSPDHDYHSAPETEEIVGFPGLKEGKKKTPKQGGGGLRERWTDAKGRTVYEWDSQHGELEAYRASDGSHLGAFDHLTGEQISPPKKNRSIKKYL, encoded by the coding sequence GTGGCTGGTCAAAAGGACATTCCCCGGGTTCCCAACCCACCGGCAGGCGACGGGCATCACGTCACTTACCGCTACATGGCGGCCACTGAACTGGCCGATCAGCAAGACCGACAAGACAAGTACGACGCCATGCTGGCGAGACAGGACGCCTTCGAGCGCAGCCGTGAGGTGGCGGCGAACAAGCCTGACCCAGTGCGCGCCGGCTGCGTGTTTGCCAAGACCTGCAAGTTGCCGGACGCGATCATCGATTACTCCAATCCTTCGGGGATGGTGCCGACTGACAGCCTGAAGGATTACGGCGAGCTGATTTTGCTCGGTGGCCGTGAGGCCGATGACAGCGGTGGGGTTGAACTCAAGAAAATCAGCGGCACGGCAATTCCTGCGGGGCTGGGCACTTTCGCCCTTGCCGGTGAGGCGTTCAAGGCATTGCCTGCGATGGCCTCCGCCGCTGTCATCAGTCCGTTGCTCGGGCTGGTGGCGATGTTCGTGCCCTCGAACCTGGGCGACAGCGCGCTCTACACCGAAGACCAGTTGCTCGCCCTCAAACAGGCCCGAACCCGCGTGCGCCTGCGCGTTGAACAGCAGGCCGACGGGAGCCTCAAGGGTTACGGCTTCTACACCGGCAAGAACCGCGATTGGGAGATGGTTGATGTCGTGCAGTTCGCTGCACGCGGTAGCCGGTTTGTTGCAGACCTCGGTGAAGGTGTTGAGCTGATCTGGACGCCGGCTGTGGACGGCTCCGATATCCTCGGTATTCCGGCACTGGAGGCTGCTCCGCAGGCGCCGCATATCTGGGTGTATCCGCCGACGAAAGCGGCGGACGGGATTCTGGTGAATCCGGTTTATCCGCCGGAGTATCGGGATTTCATATTGGTGTTTCCGGCGAATTCCGGGGTTCGGCCGCTGTACATTGTCTTGAATGTTTCCAGCAGGAAGCTTCCCAGCCCCGATCACGATTACCATTCGGCACCTGAAACGGAAGAAATTGTCGGATTCCCGGGTTTGAAGGAAGGGAAGAAGAAAACACCAAAGCAGGGCGGTGGCGGTCTTCGAGAACGCTGGACGGATGCTAAAGGCAGAACCGTCTACGAATGGGACTCACAGCACGGAGAACTCGAAGCCTATCGTGCAAGTGATGGCAGCCATCTAGGGGCTTTTGATCATTTAACAGGCGAGCAGATTAGCCCGCCCAAGAAAAACCGCAGCATTAAAAAGTATTTGTGA
- a CDS encoding amidohydrolase, translating to MIRFCKTTLCLAVLSSFVATASHAADAPWVNAAVSAVNQEVIDLRHTIHQHPELGNLEFKTAALVAERLKASNIEVRTGVGKTGVVGVLKGGLPGPVVALRADMDALPVKEMTNLPFASQATSTRLGKSVPVMHACGHDTHTAMLLGAAKVLAEHRDQVRGTVVFLFQPAEEGAADVDEFQTDTLIGAQAMIRDGALDSPKVEAVFGVHVMAGYPTGHLFYKSGTVLNSSDSFRITVKGQQTHGSAPWSGVDPIVASQGIISGLQTLVSRRVDLTQGMGVISVGTINGGSAANIIPETVEMTGTIRTNNADIRDTILKKMPPLVNSIASAYETQANLLLVNNAPVTTNDPALTEAMIPALELAAPGKVERLPASLSPSEDFSYYARKVPGLFVFLGATPEGQDMSKAPNNHSPYFTADDATLATGVKAHVQFVLNYAGRGQRG from the coding sequence TTGATCCGTTTCTGCAAAACCACACTCTGCCTCGCCGTTCTGTCCTCGTTCGTTGCCACTGCCAGCCATGCCGCCGATGCGCCCTGGGTCAATGCCGCCGTGAGTGCGGTCAATCAGGAAGTCATCGATCTGCGCCATACGATTCACCAGCATCCAGAGCTGGGCAATCTTGAATTCAAGACCGCCGCGCTGGTGGCCGAGCGACTGAAGGCGTCGAATATTGAAGTGCGCACCGGGGTCGGCAAGACGGGTGTTGTGGGGGTGCTGAAAGGCGGATTGCCGGGGCCGGTCGTGGCGTTGCGCGCCGACATGGACGCATTGCCGGTCAAGGAGATGACGAACCTGCCGTTCGCCAGCCAGGCCACCAGCACGCGGCTCGGCAAGAGCGTGCCGGTGATGCACGCCTGCGGGCATGACACCCACACCGCCATGTTGCTGGGGGCCGCGAAGGTGCTGGCCGAGCATCGGGATCAGGTGCGCGGGACGGTGGTGTTTCTGTTCCAGCCGGCTGAAGAAGGCGCGGCTGATGTCGACGAATTCCAGACCGACACTCTGATTGGCGCGCAAGCGATGATCCGCGATGGCGCGCTCGATTCGCCCAAGGTCGAGGCGGTGTTCGGGGTGCATGTGATGGCGGGTTATCCGACCGGGCATCTGTTCTACAAGTCCGGAACCGTGCTTAACAGCAGCGACTCGTTTCGCATCACGGTCAAGGGCCAGCAGACTCATGGCTCGGCGCCCTGGAGCGGGGTCGATCCAATTGTCGCCAGCCAAGGCATCATCAGCGGATTGCAGACGCTGGTCAGTCGGCGCGTCGATCTAACCCAGGGCATGGGCGTGATCAGTGTCGGTACGATCAATGGCGGTTCGGCGGCCAACATCATTCCCGAGACCGTGGAAATGACCGGGACCATCCGCACCAACAACGCCGACATCCGCGACACGATCCTGAAAAAGATGCCGCCGCTGGTGAACAGCATCGCCAGCGCCTACGAAACCCAGGCCAACCTGCTGCTGGTGAACAATGCGCCCGTGACCACCAACGATCCAGCCCTGACCGAAGCCATGATCCCGGCCCTTGAGCTGGCAGCACCGGGCAAGGTCGAGCGCCTGCCCGCCTCGCTGTCGCCGAGCGAAGACTTCTCGTACTACGCGCGCAAGGTGCCGGGCTTGTTCGTGTTCCTCGGCGCCACGCCGGAAGGTCAGGACATGAGCAAGGCGCCGAACAACCACAGCCCCTACTTCACCGCCGATGACGCGACACTGGCCACCGGGGTGAAGGCGCATGTGCAGTTTGTGCTCAATTATGCGGGGCGGGGTCAGCGGGGCTGA
- a CDS encoding LysR family transcriptional regulator — MDLKRLSHLLALADERHFGRAAERVHLSQPALSRSIQALESETGQRLFDRDTGDVRPTPAGEFLIERARRLLFDARSLERDMSLYSDCQLGSLAFGVGPFPAAMLMHQVVPRLRLDHPAVTLRVEVNNWQILEARLRAEAIEFFVADIRNFTAESDLLIRSLGQVSAGFFVRPEHPLAGRKVQMGELESYGIATTRLPEVVKLETARTLGISTRQTLPIVLECDDVALLKTVAGSTDTILGVIHGAVAEDIRVGRLIELHVVDRPGFHSEIGVVSLQGRSLSPTALCVIDAVVAEMQSVHVEQSPRL, encoded by the coding sequence ATGGATCTCAAACGACTGTCACACCTTCTTGCGCTGGCCGATGAACGCCATTTCGGTCGCGCCGCCGAGCGCGTGCACCTCAGCCAGCCGGCCCTGAGCCGCAGCATTCAGGCGCTGGAAAGCGAAACCGGGCAGCGCCTGTTCGACCGCGACACCGGCGACGTCCGCCCGACGCCGGCAGGGGAGTTCCTGATCGAGCGGGCGCGGCGACTGCTGTTCGATGCCCGATCACTGGAGCGGGACATGTCTCTTTACAGCGACTGCCAACTGGGCAGCCTCGCTTTCGGTGTCGGCCCGTTCCCGGCGGCCATGTTGATGCATCAAGTAGTGCCGCGACTGCGCCTGGATCACCCGGCAGTCACGCTGCGTGTCGAGGTGAACAACTGGCAGATTCTCGAAGCGCGATTGCGCGCTGAAGCGATCGAATTCTTTGTGGCCGACATCCGTAACTTCACGGCGGAATCCGATCTGCTGATCCGTTCGCTGGGCCAGGTTTCGGCAGGTTTCTTCGTACGACCGGAGCACCCGCTGGCCGGGCGCAAAGTGCAGATGGGCGAGCTGGAAAGCTACGGCATCGCCACGACGCGCCTGCCGGAAGTGGTGAAACTCGAGACCGCCCGAACCCTCGGCATCTCCACCCGCCAGACGCTGCCCATCGTGTTGGAGTGCGATGACGTGGCGTTGCTCAAGACCGTTGCTGGTTCAACCGATACCATCCTCGGCGTCATCCATGGCGCCGTGGCCGAAGACATTCGGGTGGGGCGTTTGATTGAGCTTCATGTTGTCGACAGGCCGGGATTTCATTCTGAAATTGGTGTGGTGAGCTTGCAGGGCCGAAGCCTGTCGCCGACGGCTCTATGTGTGATTGATGCGGTCGTTGCCGAGATGCAATCCGTTCACGTCGAACAATCCCCACGTCTTTAG